A stretch of DNA from Gymnodinialimonas sp. 57CJ19:
GGTTAATAGAGCAGCACGGCACGCTTTACGCCCGGGACGAAGGCTTTGATGCCTCGTTCGAGGCGCTGGTGGCCCGCATCCTTGCCGATTTCATCGACCATCGCGACGCCCCGGTAGAGAGGGCATGGATCGCTTGGGAGGGCGGGCAGCGGCTCGGCTCGATCTTCTGCGTAAAGGGGCCAGAGCCCGACACCGCGAAACTACGCCTGTTTTTGTTGGCCCCCACTGCACGGGGAAAGGGGTTGGGCAAGCGGTTGCTGCACCTGTGTCTGGACCATGCCCGCAGACAAGGGTTCGCAAAACTGGTCCTGTGGACCCACGAAAGCCACCGCGCCGCCTGCGCGTTGTATGCGGCCAACGGGTTCACTCGCACCCAGTCGCGGCCCGTGACCTCGTTCGGGGTGGATTTGGTTGAACAGGAATGGACGATTAATCTTAGCGATTGACCCTCTTGCAATCGCATCAAACGGGCGCTATCCCCGCCCCCGATAGGATGCCGGCGTAGCTCAGTAGGTTAGAGCGCCTGATTGTGGATCAGGAGGTCCCCCGTTCGAGCCGGGGCGCTGGTACCATTTCACAGAAATTTCCGAAGCGATCCGTGGGCCAGAGTTTTTGCGTGCCGATGGAAACGGGTTTGCGGCCGGCGGCCACTAATTTGCATTTCCAGAAAATCCCTGAGGTGGAAACCGCACCATTTGAGAAAGTTACTGTCCGAGATACCCTCGGGCAGGTGGATTTGCGTGTCAGGTCAGCCCCGCCTTCTTTCAAGGCATGGCCCCTCCATACCGAAGCAAAGTGCCGAACCCGTTGGCCCGTGGTGCGGTTCGGATCATCTCAAAGTGCTCAAACTGCCTATAGGTAGCGATCGTCAGGCCGGTTACGGCCATCACGACGTTGTTTCTATGGGGTACTGGGCCGATGCTCCTTTCAACGGTACGAGCGGCGAACATGCCGCGCAATTGGGAGGAGGCGTTCACGTCACCAAGGCACGGAGTGCGCTATCGGACACGGTCGATCTTTCCGTCGCCATCGCCGTGCCAAGAAATCTATTGGTGGCACCGGCCGTCTTCGGCGCTGAGGCGATGGAGGCCGGCGCCTTCGCGCGGCACGGCGAGACTTGGCGGCAAGGGCAAAGATCAATAAGCTGCGGGTAACGGAAATGACGGGCGGGACTTTTACCGTGTCGAACCTTGGACTGACGCGCGTGAAAAGCTTCCCCCCAATCGTGAACGCGTCGCAAATCTGCTTTCTCGGCACAGGCTGGATGACCGACGGTGCCGTGTGCGCACCGGGAGGGGAGATCGCGCTTCAGCGTCTTGTCGGGCTATCGCTGACCTTCGATCACCGGGCCTTGGACGGCGCCCCCGCGGGCGATCTCTTGACCACGATCTGCGCAGAGATAGAAGGGATGGCCGTTTGAGCAGCACGCTTCACGTGGTAGGCGGCGTGGCTGACGGCCTTGCCCTAGAGGCCGAGGCCTTCACTTCAGACGGCGTCGCGGTCCGTTTGTGGAGCCCGCGTCGTCGTGCGCTTGTCTGTCCCGCAAATCTGCGCCGCAAACCCGGATTTTACGACGGCCGGCGCAATTCGGCCGCACGGGGCTGGCCGCTGCATTTGCGCCCCACCGGTGGCGGAGCTGTTCCCCAGGGACCCGGCGCGCTCAACCTGGCGCTGGCATTCACCGCAGGCAGGACGTTCACGATTGACGACGGATATCGGTTGATCACACAGGTCATCCGCAGCGCGATCCCGGCCCCGTGGACCACGGGCGCGACACCAAACAGCTTTTGTGACGGAGCGTGGAATCTGTCCCTGTTTGACCGCAAGGTCGTTGGTACGGCGCAGCGGGTGCGACCGATCGGCGGCGGACAGCGTCGCATTCTGGCCCATGCGCTGATCCTTGTGGAAGGCGACGTTGCCGAAGGCGCCAGCGCGGTGGGGGCGTTTCACGGCGATCTTGGGCTGGGGCCGATTGAGGCTGATGTTCACACGACCCTGAACGCCACAAACACGACGCCGCCTTGGGAGATGGAGGTGCTTGCCTCGGCCCTCGACGCCAGTGCGCGATCTGAAATTGCCCGTGTCACCGCCTCACAAGACCCGATTTCCGCCTGAGTCACCCATGCGCCTTCTTCGAACCGGCCGTTTGATCCCATAGAGCTTCAGTTTCCGGTCTATCGTCGCCCGCCCCATGCCCAGTACGCGGGCTGCTTCACTGACGTTTCAACGATTGCCGCTGAGCGCATCAAGGATCATGGTCCCTTCGTCATAAGCGGGAACTGACGACACCAGGCGCCGGTTCAGTTTGCAACATCGCCCCATAGACGCACACGCCCCCCAGTAACGAAAAGTGCGGCCCCAATTGTTGGAGCCGCACAATGCGATAAAATCTATTGACGAATTAGATCTTCGCGAGGATCTTGTCGACGGTGTCGCGAACTTCTTCCTTGGACTTGCCGAGTTTCTGCTGAAGGACGCCCTCCATCTGGTCTCGGTCACCTTTCGCGGCTTCGAGGTCATCATTGGTCAATTCACCGTAAGACTCGCGAAGTTTGCCTTTGATTTCAGTCCATTTGCCTTCGATTTGGTCGCGGTTCATGGCAGATCTCCTGGTCAGGTTAAGTTTCAAGTCACGTCGGTGGCTTAGTTGGAAGCGGTGGCGTCGTCTGGCGCTGTAATCTCGATGCTTGGCACCGTGATCGTCTCTTCCGTGATCTCGATTTCGCCGACTTCGGCTTCGAACTCCGGAAGATTGCCGCCTTCGACGGTAACTTCGGGCAGAGCCGCTTCTTCGGTCTGGTCGATGTCGATCATGTAGACGCCGGCAATAATAACGATGGCGGCGACGGCGATGGCGAGGATGGTTCCGGTTTTCATTTTATTTCTCCTTAGTGTCTGTGATGAGAACGAACAGTTCGGAAATAAGTTCCGTATTATTTTTCTATTAAATTCAGCGTATTAGCTGCCAAAAACGCAAAAGGGTGAACGGTCACGAGGCAAGACCGTTCACCCTTTTGGGGTCGTTGACCTCGTCGGGTTTACGACCGTCCACTAACCACGCGCGCCACCAGGGAGATGACGAACAAGGCAACAAAGATAAAGAACAGGATCTGCGCGACGCCAGCTGAGGCGCCTGCGATGCCCCCAAAACCGAAGAGTGCGGCGATCAGGGCAATGATAAGGAATGTGACGGCCCAACGAAGCATGATGTGTCTCCTTTTCAGTTACGAAAAGAAAACCCCACGACGACAGGCTTGGTTCCACATTCTGTTCAAAAAATCTGCAATCCGTGCAACAAGGCGGTCACGTCTTCGGTGCAGAACGGCTCGTCCATGAAGTGAACCCACGCCGGGTCCGCGATCGGCTGCATGCGCCCTGAATTCAGCATGATGACGGGGGTTTCGGAGAATTTCCAGAAGGCGCCATGGGTCGACGTCTCCAGGATTCCCGGTGCGGTGGACAAGATAACAAGGCGTGCCGGCTCTAGCGGCGCTTGGGACAGCTCCGTGAACGTCAACACCTCCGTCGCGCCCTCGGCCTCCAATATGTCGCGCAAATCAAATGCCACCAACGTGTTTGGATGGATGATCAGGCACGCGGACGAGGCCACGGTTTTGGGCTGACCCAAGGGGGCGGGTGAGGCGGAATGTGCGTAAGTCATGATAATGTTCTTGGTACAATTCTAGATAACTTGCATTAAGCTAGGACACACCAACGGAAAGAAGAGTTGTGGTCACCGATTGTGCCAATTGCCCCCTGCGTGAACGCGAGGTTTTCGAGTCGTTAACCGCAGACGAAGCTGCATTCATGCGGCGTTTCAAGGTAGGCGAATTGAAGGTCGATGCGGGCACCACGTTGTTGATGGAAGGCTCGAACAGCCCGCAATTATTCACTGTTCTCAAGGGGATGGGCCTGCGCTACAAGCTTTTGACCAACGGAAGGCGGCAGGTTGTGAACTTCGTGTTCCCCGGCAGTTTCCTGGGTCTTCAAGCTGGGGTCATGGGCGAGATGAAACATACCGTGGAGGCGACAACCTCGATGGTTTTATGTGTCTTCGACCGGTCCGAGTTGTGGCAATTGTTCAAATCCGAGCCCGAGCGTGCGTTTGACCTGACGTGGATCTCTGCCATGGACGAACATTTCATGGGCGAGGCGCTTACCTCTGTCGGGCAGATGACTGCGATGCAGCGTCTTTCCTGGGGCCTCTTGCGGTATTACATGCGCTGCGTCGACCTTGGGCTGAACACAGGCGACCGCTGTCCATTTCCGTTCCGCCAGCAGGATTTGGCGGATGCTCTGGGCCTGTCTCTTGTCCACACAAACAAGACCTTGATGAAACTGCGCGGCAGGCAGGTTCTGTCGTTGGAGGACGGCGTGTTGAGCCTGCGTGACCGAAAACAAATGGAAGAAATCGCCATGCTTGAAGTCACCCCCCAAACCCGCCGCCCCTTGATCTGAGGCAGTGGCGGGCAGGGGGGCGGACGAGAGGGGTGAACAAGGGAGGTGGCTATTTTTCAGCCTCAATCTCGTCTTTCACTTGGCCCCAAGCCAACAGGGCGAACACGAGCGTTCCGCCCACGACGTTGCCCGCAAGAACCGGCAGGAAAAACTGGAACACCGCGGGCGCTGCGTTCAGATCACCCTGAAGGATCAGCACCCACATCTCGACCGATCCTGCGATGATATGGGTGAAGTCACCCGCCGCGATGAGCCACGTGAAGATCACAATCAACAACACTTCGCCGCCATTCTGGCTTGGCATCATCCACACGATCGACGCGACCAGCACACCCGCCGGAATGGCGCGCAAGAAGCCTTCCGACGCCGTAAAGCCCGTGGCGTGCTGCGAAAGCTCTACAACACTTGCCAACACATCGGGGGCAACACCTGTGGTTTGGGTCATGAAGGCCGCGGCCGCGAGGGCGCCGATCACATTGGCGGCCAGTACGATGGCCCATAGGCGAAGGACAGCCACGGCGCTGCGCCAGGTGCGCTCCGCCACCAAGGGCAGGATGGTCGAGATCGTGTTTTCGGTGAATAGCTGCATCCGCCCGAGGATGACCAGCAAGAACCCCGTAGAATATCCAATGTTTTCGACCAGAAAACGCCACGGAGCATCGGGCAGGTAGGTGCGGAAGACCGCCTCGGCCAGCACCGAGAAGGAGATCAGAATACCTGCGGCAACGCCCGACCAGACAAGTGACCTTGTGGGGCGCTCCAGTTCTTCCTCTCCATCCCTGCGGATGACCTCATAAATCAGTTTGGAACTGAGGCGGGCTGCCTCACGAACGGCCATCTCTTCGCGCATGGGTATTCCTTCTCGTTCGCCGGGTAACGCGCCTGCGTCCACTTGGTTCCCATAACTTTGGGAGGAACTTCTGCGTCGGCCCCGTGTTGGTTCGCTGAACAAGCAAAGGAGATAACCGTGACTGACACATTGGAAATCGTACCAAGCGCAGATGAAGTCGCCTCGGGCGTGCGAGGCGCGTCGGCCGTGGCCGAGGGATTGGCCGACGTTCTGGCCGACACCTACCGCCTGACGTTCAAGACCCACGCCTACCATTGGAACGTCACCGGTCCGGCCTTCTATTCGATCCACAAGCTGACCGATGATCATTATGAGAATATGTTTGCCGCCGCAGACGTGCTGGCTGAACGCATCCGCGCATTGGGCAAACTGGCGCCAACACGGTTGGACGACATCGTGAAACGCTCTCGGGTGAAGGATCTCGACAAGCTGCCCTCTGCTGGCGGCATGGTGGAGGATCTGGCCCAAGACCACGAGAAACTGGCCCACCGTCTGCACGCGCTGGTCGAACTGGCCGGAAATCACAAGGACCCGGTGACCGAGGACCTGGCAACAGAGCGCAGCGCGTTCCACGAAGAAGCTACATGGATGCTCCGGGCGATCATCGCCAGCTAAAGCCCTTGGCACCGTCGCAAAAGAAAGCCCCGGCCAAACGGTCGGGGCTTATTATTCTGAGTGATGCGGAGCCGATTAAACGGCAACTTCAATATGTTCAGAGGAGGCGAAGAACATCGCCTGGCTGACCGCAGCCCGCACCTGATCTTCCGAGTAAGGCTTGGTGATCAGGAAAGCAGGTTCTGGCCGCTCGCCGGTCAGCAGTCGCTCGGGGAATGCCGTGATGAAGATCACCGGACGGTCGCCCAGATCCTTGAGCAGCGCGTTGACCGCATCAATTCCCGAGGATTTGTCGGCCAGCTGGATATCCGCCAGAATCAGGTCAGGCGCGTTCGCCTTGCCTTTGGCAATCGCGTCATCGCGGGTACGGGCAACGTCTGTCACCGTGTGGCCCATGTCGGTCACGATGGATTTCAGGTCCATCGCGATGATGCCTTCGTCCTCGATGATCAAGATATCGCCGGTCACCATGTCACCCATTTCCGCACGCGCCCGTCCGACCAGTTCTTCGGCCTCGGCCTGAGGGATGTCCATAATGCGTGCAAGGTTGCTGAAGGAGAAACCTTCGACCGTATGCAGAAGCAATGCTTCACGCGTGTTGGCTGTGAGTTGCGCCAAACGCCGTTGTGCGCGGGCCTCTAGCGGGGCAGAGGGGTCCGCCTCCTCGGGCATGGGGGCGCCCGAACTGGACCAGATGCCGTGGAACATCCGGAACAAGCCAACTTTCGTGGAATCATCTTCTGCAAGAGTGGAAGGGTCAGCTACGATCGCCTCTAATGTCGCCATTGCGTATCGGTCGCCAGTGTCCTGGACACCGGTTAACGCCCGCGCATAGCGACGCAAAAACGGCAGGTCTGTCACCAACTGCGCGCTTAAGTCCGTTGTAGTTTCGGTCGATGCCATGCTTTTTTCTCCTCGTGGACATTTAATTGGGAACCTTTTGCAGCCACAATGGTTCCCACCCAGACCACATTTATTTTGTTACCGGTGAAATATGGCCTCAGATACCAAAAAAACCAGCGTGAATCGGCAGATCGACGAAAATTTAAAGCGCGTCTACGACGACGCGATGAAGGACGAATTGCCCGATCGATTTATGGACCTAATTGCTCAACTCAAAGCAAAAGAAGGAGTTGGCAAAGATGGGAACTGACCCACGCGACGAGATCGTCGAGCACTTGCCGTCGATGCGTGCCTTTGCGCGCTCGCTGACGCGCAATCCGTCTTCGGCCGATGATCTGGTGCAAGACACCGTCGTGAAGGCGTGGTCGAATATCGACAAGTTCGAAGCGGGCACAAACATGCGTGCCTGGTTGTTCACCATCTTGCGCAACACCTTCTACTCCGCCCATCGCAAGCAAAAGCGCGAGGTCGAGGACATCGACGGTGACATGGCAGAACGTCTGTCAGAAAAGCCCGCGCATGATGGTCGTCTGGCCATGAAGGACTTTGCCGTGGCCTTCACCAAACTGCCCGATGAACAGCGCGAAGCGTTGCTGTTGGTCGGCGCGGAGGGGTTTTCCTATGAGGAAGCCGCAGACATGTGCGATTGCGCCGTTGGCACGATCAAATCCCGTGTGAATAGGGCACGGAAGCGGTTGATCGAGCTTCTTGGATTGCGTGATGATGAGGAGTTGGAGCTGACCGACGCGGCAACCGTGGCTGTGTTGTCTGGACCCTCTGCGGCATGACCACCTTCAAACGTCTATGGAGAAGCGCCACGTCGCTAAAGGCGCGACTGGCGCTTTTCCTGAGCCTTGCTATCCTCCCTCTTGGGATCATTGCCGTGGTTCAAACCACGGCAGTGGTCCGGGATGCGCGGTTCCTGGAGCAGCACGATATCCTTGCGCGCACCGCACAGGCAGCAAGCGCTGAGCAGGCGTTGTTGCGCCGTGCCCATGGTGCTGCGACGGCACTGGGGGCCGCCGCCACGATCATCGGCACCAGCGGAGAGACATGCGCCGCAGCGATGGAGCGCTTCGTCGAGCAATCGCAGGCCTACATCTACGCGGGGTATTCGTCGATCACTGGCGATGTTTCATGTGCCAATGGGCGCGAAGGCTTCGCCCTGGCAGACCGTGCCGAATGGCAGGATTTCATCGAGCGTCCGCGCCCAATGATTACGGTGGAGGTGAGTGATGAAGATGGCGGGCCATCGGTCATCGTTGCAACCGCCCCCGTTTTCGACCCCGCCACATTGGCGTTGCTTGGCGCCGCGTCTGTTGCGATGCCCAACAGCCTGACCGATACCTTGTTGGCGTCCGAGGTTGAGGACGTGGAACTGGCGTTGATCGATGATACTGGTCAAGTGCTCTCCGCCAGCACTGGCATTACGGATATCGAGATTTTCGAGACGCTCAGCGTCGCGCCCGATGACCTGGGGATGAACTCTCGCGGAGTGACGTTCAACGTGGTCGCGGAGGATGGCACTCAGCGGTTGGCGGCTCTGGTTCCGCTGATCGAAGATCGCGTCTACGTCCTGGGCTTATGGCACGGCGAGGTACAGAATTACTCTGTCTCCGTGTTCGGCTCCTTAACACCGCTCTTCCCTATCTTGATGTGGGTCATGGCGTTTGGCGTTGGCTTTTTGGCCCTCAACCGTTTGATCCTTCGCCACCTGAAGGAAATCCGGCGGCGCATGGCCGCGTTCTCGTTTGAAAACCCAAGTGCCGGTGTGGCCAATCTTGATGATCCCCCCGATGAGTTTCGCCAGATCGCGACGACTTATAATGGGATGATCAAAAGGATGCAGGCAGACCGGGACGAGCTTGAAGAAAACCTTGAAGAAAAAGAGCTGTTGCTGCGCGAAGTGCATCACCGGGTGAAAAATAACCTCCAGTTGATCGCCTCGATCCTGAATATGCAGATGCGCGCGGCGCCAGACAGCACGTCCAAGTGGGCGTTGCGACGGGTTCAGGACCGCGTGATGAGTCTCTCGACGATCCACAAGGCTCTCTACACGGGGACCTCAATGGTTCACGTCTGGGGCGACAAGCTGTTGGAAGAAGTCGTGCAAGCCACGTTCAATGTGGGCGTGCCTCAGGGCGAGGGCATCCGCACGTCCCTGCACTTGGACCCGTTGAAGTTGGACCCCGATCAGGCCGTGCCACTGGCGCTGTTGGCGAATGAAACTGTTACCAATGCGGTGAAATACATCGGCCGTCCGGAGAACGGGCCTCCCACGCTGGATGTCCGGCTTGTGGCGGGCGCGAACCGTGAAGTCACCCTGACGGTCGAGAACAGCACCGGGGTCCCTATCCAGGAAAACCTTGCCACGGAAAGTACGGGCCTTGGTATTCGACTGGTCGAGGCATTCGTGTCGCAACTCGGCGGTGAATGGGAAGTGATTGAACGCCCGGGAACCTTTTGCCTGAAGATGGTGTTCACCGCTTTTGATCTGGCCCCCGAGCCAGCCATGCCCGACGCCGACCCCAGCGTGTCCGTGGCGAAACAAGGGTGACGTGTCGTGAGTACTGAAAAAACCAAGACCCCAGACCCGATCAGTGAGTTGGAGGTCTTCTTCACTGCAAGCGAAGCGTTTCCCGCGTTTGAAAGACTGTGTCTGAACGCGGCAGAGCGTATCACCTGTTGTTTCCGGGTCTTCGATCCGACCACTAGCCTTCATAGCGAAGAAGGGCTGGCGATTGGAGAAACGTGGTTCGATCTGTTGCTGCATGTTCTGAACAAGGGCGTGGCGGTCGACATCACGATCAGCGACTTCGACCCGATTGTTGCAACCGACGACCATCGACGCTCTTGGCATGCTGCAAGGCAGCTTGCGGCGTTGGATGAACTGTCGGGCA
This window harbors:
- a CDS encoding GNAT family N-acetyltransferase, which gives rise to MAVEFRDLAIGDAGWLIEQHGTLYARDEGFDASFEALVARILADFIDHRDAPVERAWIAWEGGQRLGSIFCVKGPEPDTAKLRLFLLAPTARGKGLGKRLLHLCLDHARRQGFAKLVLWTHESHRAACALYAANGFTRTQSRPVTSFGVDLVEQEWTINLSD
- a CDS encoding 2-oxo acid dehydrogenase subunit E2, which gives rise to MAARAKINKLRVTEMTGGTFTVSNLGLTRVKSFPPIVNASQICFLGTGWMTDGAVCAPGGEIALQRLVGLSLTFDHRALDGAPAGDLLTTICAEIEGMAV
- a CDS encoding CsbD family protein, whose protein sequence is MNRDQIEGKWTEIKGKLRESYGELTNDDLEAAKGDRDQMEGVLQQKLGKSKEEVRDTVDKILAKI
- a CDS encoding DUF1328 domain-containing protein, producing MLRWAVTFLIIALIAALFGFGGIAGASAGVAQILFFIFVALFVISLVARVVSGRS
- a CDS encoding Crp/Fnr family transcriptional regulator, which encodes MVTDCANCPLREREVFESLTADEAAFMRRFKVGELKVDAGTTLLMEGSNSPQLFTVLKGMGLRYKLLTNGRRQVVNFVFPGSFLGLQAGVMGEMKHTVEATTSMVLCVFDRSELWQLFKSEPERAFDLTWISAMDEHFMGEALTSVGQMTAMQRLSWGLLRYYMRCVDLGLNTGDRCPFPFRQQDLADALGLSLVHTNKTLMKLRGRQVLSLEDGVLSLRDRKQMEEIAMLEVTPQTRRPLI
- a CDS encoding formate/nitrite transporter family protein; amino-acid sequence: MREEMAVREAARLSSKLIYEVIRRDGEEELERPTRSLVWSGVAAGILISFSVLAEAVFRTYLPDAPWRFLVENIGYSTGFLLVILGRMQLFTENTISTILPLVAERTWRSAVAVLRLWAIVLAANVIGALAAAAFMTQTTGVAPDVLASVVELSQHATGFTASEGFLRAIPAGVLVASIVWMMPSQNGGEVLLIVIFTWLIAAGDFTHIIAGSVEMWVLILQGDLNAAPAVFQFFLPVLAGNVVGGTLVFALLAWGQVKDEIEAEK
- a CDS encoding DNA starvation/stationary phase protection protein, with translation MTDTLEIVPSADEVASGVRGASAVAEGLADVLADTYRLTFKTHAYHWNVTGPAFYSIHKLTDDHYENMFAAADVLAERIRALGKLAPTRLDDIVKRSRVKDLDKLPSAGGMVEDLAQDHEKLAHRLHALVELAGNHKDPVTEDLATERSAFHEEATWMLRAIIAS
- a CDS encoding response regulator — its product is MASTETTTDLSAQLVTDLPFLRRYARALTGVQDTGDRYAMATLEAIVADPSTLAEDDSTKVGLFRMFHGIWSSSGAPMPEEADPSAPLEARAQRRLAQLTANTREALLLHTVEGFSFSNLARIMDIPQAEAEELVGRARAEMGDMVTGDILIIEDEGIIAMDLKSIVTDMGHTVTDVARTRDDAIAKGKANAPDLILADIQLADKSSGIDAVNALLKDLGDRPVIFITAFPERLLTGERPEPAFLITKPYSEDQVRAAVSQAMFFASSEHIEVAV
- a CDS encoding NepR family anti-sigma factor — protein: MKDELPDRFMDLIAQLKAKEGVGKDGN
- a CDS encoding RNA polymerase sigma factor, which translates into the protein MGTDPRDEIVEHLPSMRAFARSLTRNPSSADDLVQDTVVKAWSNIDKFEAGTNMRAWLFTILRNTFYSAHRKQKREVEDIDGDMAERLSEKPAHDGRLAMKDFAVAFTKLPDEQREALLLVGAEGFSYEEAADMCDCAVGTIKSRVNRARKRLIELLGLRDDEELELTDAATVAVLSGPSAA
- a CDS encoding histidine kinase dimerization/phosphoacceptor domain -containing protein, yielding MTTFKRLWRSATSLKARLALFLSLAILPLGIIAVVQTTAVVRDARFLEQHDILARTAQAASAEQALLRRAHGAATALGAAATIIGTSGETCAAAMERFVEQSQAYIYAGYSSITGDVSCANGREGFALADRAEWQDFIERPRPMITVEVSDEDGGPSVIVATAPVFDPATLALLGAASVAMPNSLTDTLLASEVEDVELALIDDTGQVLSASTGITDIEIFETLSVAPDDLGMNSRGVTFNVVAEDGTQRLAALVPLIEDRVYVLGLWHGEVQNYSVSVFGSLTPLFPILMWVMAFGVGFLALNRLILRHLKEIRRRMAAFSFENPSAGVANLDDPPDEFRQIATTYNGMIKRMQADRDELEENLEEKELLLREVHHRVKNNLQLIASILNMQMRAAPDSTSKWALRRVQDRVMSLSTIHKALYTGTSMVHVWGDKLLEEVVQATFNVGVPQGEGIRTSLHLDPLKLDPDQAVPLALLANETVTNAVKYIGRPENGPPTLDVRLVAGANREVTLTVENSTGVPIQENLATESTGLGIRLVEAFVSQLGGEWEVIERPGTFCLKMVFTAFDLAPEPAMPDADPSVSVAKQG